The window ATCTTCAGTTTCTTTATCTGTATTTTCTTTCGGTATCACAAAATACAATGCGAAAGCTGTAATTATGGTAAAAATACCCGACCAAAGCCAAAAAGTATTAATATTCATCCCAGATTCTACCAAAGGACCAACCACAAACTGCCCCGATGCACCACCCAACATCCCCAAACACTGCGTAAAACCTATTGCTGTTGCCAAAGATTTTGAAGAAAAACCTTTACTCGCAAGATATACGCAGCCAGGAAATGCAAATGCACAACCCGCTCCTTGTAAAAGCCTACCCGAAATTCCGGCAAACTGGCTTGAAATTAAAAAGAGTAAAGCTCCGATTCCCAGAATAAGAGTCCCTACAAAAAGAGATTTTTTGCCTCCGAATTTATCTAAAGCTATTCCCGCAAGAAGACTACAGGTAGAATACGTATAATAATAAGTACCGATTATCCACACCAGCTCCAAATTATCGGTATTGAAATGCCTGGTTAATTGTGGTAACATCACTGCAGGTGCAGATCTGATTACATAATCTAAAAAATAAAATACAAGCCCAAAAACCCAGGCAATTATATACAGCTTTTTCAAAGAATTGCTCATCATGTAAGAAAATTTGAACTTTAAAAATAATGCTCCACAGATTATCTGGAGGCAAGATTCAATCTTCAAATGTAAGAATAATTAAAGATTCAAAATGAATCACTGGTAGTAAATATAAAAAAACTCCACAATTTCTTGTGGAGCACTATTATTTTTAAAGAATCTCAATCTGATTTCTCAAAAGATCTTCAAACTCATCTCTTTTTCTAATTAAATGCGCTTTCCCATCCAAGAAAAGAACTTCTGCAGGCTTTAGTCTAGAGTTGAAATTTGAACTCATCTCAAAACCGTAAGCTCCTGCATTATGGAATGCTAAAATATCACCTTCTCTTACCTCATTCAATTTTCTGTCCCAAGCAAAAGTATCGGTTTCACAAATATTTCCTACAACGGTATAAATTCTCTCTGCTCCTTTTGGATTAGATAAATTTTCAATCTGATGGTAAGAATCGTAAAACATCGGACGAATCAAATGATTGAATCCTGAATTTACTCCAACAAAAACGGTCGCCGTCGTTTGCTTGATGACATTTGCTTTTACCAATAAATAACCGCTTTTTCCAACTAAAAATTTCCCAGGTTCAAACCAAAGTTCAAATTTTTTTCCTGTAGATTTTGAGAATTCGGCAATTACTCTTTCTACTTTTTTACCCAATGTTTTCACATCGGTTTCTTCCTCACTGTCTTGATAAGGAATTTTGAAACCACTTCCCATATCCAGATATTTCAGATTCGGGAAATGCTCAGACAATTCAAGCATAATTTCTAAAGCCTGAAGGAAAACATCCGGATCTTTAATTTCGCTTCCGGTATGCATGTGAAGACCTTCCACATTCAGATTGGTAGATTTCATTACCCTTTCGATATGACGAACCTGATGAATAGAAATTCCGAATTTAGAGTCGATATGCCCTGTAGAAATTTTATAATTACCTCCGGCAAAAATATGCGGGTTGATTCTTACTAAAATAGGATATGTATTTCCATATTTGTTCCCGAACTGCTCAAGAATAGAGATGTTGTCGATATTGATGTGAACTCCGTGTGTCATCGCTTCCTCAATTTCAGCCAAATCAACACAGTTGGGGGTAAACAAGATTTTATCTTTCGTAAAACCTGCTTTTAAACCTAATTTAACTTCATTTATTGAAACACAATCCAAAGAAGCACCCAAGTTCTTGACATATTTCAGAATATTGATGTTTGTCAATGCCTTTGCAGCATAGAAGAACTTTGTGTGTTTTAAAAAAGACGATGTAAGTTTTTCGTATTGAATTTTAATCGATTCTGCATCGTAAACGTACACCGGTGTGCCAAATTCATTGGCAATCTTTAACAATTCTTTTGAATTCATAATTTCAATTTTACATAAAAAAAGGCAGATTCTTCCGAAAAGAGTCTGCCGCAATAATTATTTTTTATGCAAGGCAACTCCTTAAATATTCCAAACCTTAGAGAACTTTATAGTCCCCTTTTTACCAGTTTTATTTTGTTTAAAATTTTGCATTGCTTTTTTTATTCTTTTGCAAAAATACTATTTATTTTGCGAAAATTAATTTGAAAATCATTTTCTTACTGAGAAAAACATCTGTGATTCTAAAAAAGTGCCTTTATTTCGGTAATGGCAAGGTCTCAAAATCC is drawn from Chryseobacterium muglaense and contains these coding sequences:
- the lysA gene encoding diaminopimelate decarboxylase, with translation MNSKELLKIANEFGTPVYVYDAESIKIQYEKLTSSFLKHTKFFYAAKALTNINILKYVKNLGASLDCVSINEVKLGLKAGFTKDKILFTPNCVDLAEIEEAMTHGVHINIDNISILEQFGNKYGNTYPILVRINPHIFAGGNYKISTGHIDSKFGISIHQVRHIERVMKSTNLNVEGLHMHTGSEIKDPDVFLQALEIMLELSEHFPNLKYLDMGSGFKIPYQDSEEETDVKTLGKKVERVIAEFSKSTGKKFELWFEPGKFLVGKSGYLLVKANVIKQTTATVFVGVNSGFNHLIRPMFYDSYHQIENLSNPKGAERIYTVVGNICETDTFAWDRKLNEVREGDILAFHNAGAYGFEMSSNFNSRLKPAEVLFLDGKAHLIRKRDEFEDLLRNQIEIL